The Zingiber officinale cultivar Zhangliang unplaced genomic scaffold, Zo_v1.1 ctg136, whole genome shotgun sequence genome segment cgaatatgtttttcgaagttgtgttcttttgtttctttcttttccttgtgatttgattgttccttttggttaacctaaagttgttttaggaaattaaatattagctttctattaaaggttttgtctagtcggtggtggttgctcccatatccaagaaggccatgtgcctcgccacgtcagtactggaaccttttatggaaattagtatttaatggaattaataacttaaggtgacttgggtcgaacgtgttaagttccgcaggagatccaagtcaaaacctaaaagaacaaatagattaagttttggatcaaacgtgttaagttccgcaggcgatccaaaatttaatttaaaagaacacatggtagctaggaaaaggttcagacctttgtacaaaaattttgtacagtggaacctataggttttccgagtagcaaccaacaactttaCCTTCTTTCTTTAGATCTTCTATCTCTTTGttcattttgagaaaaaataactGATAAAAGAGTAAGAAATGGGACAAGCAATCTTAAAAATTGATCCGGTCCAAAAGCTGAGAATATGGTTGGCTGGAAACGTGACTCTAATGTTGACCAAACAAAGACTCATCGTTGTCCTGCATATTAAAAGGAGCATTAGTGATCAAGCTACGGAAGGAGTCCTCAACGTTGGCCCTCTGACGTACAAGTCAGTGATCGAGTCGTAGTAAGTGGAATAAATAGCAGTAGGGGAGTGTAAAATTATATAGTGTTGCGTACCTACGTTTATTGATAGAGATCCCTTTTATAATGTTATTGTTGTGTCTATGCACGAATTTTGAAGCACTTCTAGAAAAGGTAACACCTTTCCCAAAATATACCTGCAAGCTTTGCAATTGACAAGCTAGAAGCTTCGAAAGTGCAATTTGTATGCAGAATATTCTCTGTCCTCCGTGGCACAAAATGTCAAAAAAGAATATTAGGTCGTTTGACTATGAGGCCCATAATATGCTATTCTAGCCAACCGACCGAATCACTAATATAGTCAGACCGACTATTACTCATGAGAGGTACCCAGTCAGTTTTTATGAATGCAGTCAACGACTTAGCCTTCACTCAGGCTCTTCACTTGAATAGAGAACTCGGGTGGACCAAGCACCGATTATATCCGATTGGTTGGAACACTCAATCGAGCTAATTAATACTTGACCTGGAGCTTCATCTATGTTAGGAGATCAAGACTTGAGGCCCGACCGGCCAAAAAGTCCGGTTAGGCGAGCTCATGGCTGCAAGCTTCATCCATGTACAAGAAGATTGGAACTCAAGGCCCGACTTGCCAGGGGGTTAAGTCAGGCGAGCTCTTGGTCCGAATGATGATAACCTTGGCTCAAAATGTTAACCATCTTTTGATTCTGATTGCTCAGTTAGCCGGCCTCCTAGACTTTTACTTGTCTCGGGAGGACCCACCTTAGCCACCGTATCAAAAATGAATTTGGTTTTACTTTAAGAGGTATATACTTTATACACTATGATATTGTTTGTTAAGCAAGacataatagaaaattttaaagaaagTAGAAAAATTGTAAATAATTCTCTTATTACCAAAATTCAAGTCCTCAAGCCATGATGGTTCTTTAAAGCATTATTTCAACCAGTATGCAATATCATACTCTTGAGTAGCAAAAACATTCAAGCAGTCTTTAATTTTTAGTGTTTTGGTTATTAATTAGTTGTTTTTTTTCCATCAAGAACTGAACCATGCTTAAGTTATTATTCTTCGTGTTTTGAACAAAGTAGATGtttgaataaattaaattgataacTCGCATCTTAGGTTGATGAGAATCTTGACCTTTTCTCCATTGATATTTTGAGTGAACCTCCTCCAAAAGAATATTGCCACTAAATGATTCATCAAGCTTGATGAACATTCCTCCTCCCATTTTATGGTTGTGTACCACATGTTCTtctcttctttcatttttttgttCCTGAGTCATGAATAAGTTGAGCTGATCTTCATGCTTATCCTTCCATGAAATTAATCTTCTTCTTCTGCATTGTATATTTAATAGTACATTTAGAAAAATAGTGATCATACATATGAAAACATTGACATCTTATATAAATCTCCTTTTTCTATATATTGAACCATGGTAACCTCAATTTCTATCTTCTTGAACCATTTGAATAATAACCTCCTCCATGACTAGGCATTCATACACGACTACCTACACTTGTTCCAATACCCAAGCTTTCATCATATCTCTCAATGAGAGTTTGCTTCCTCTTGTTGAATCTCTTCTCATGTGTTTCTAAAGATTCCATGGGTTGATACACTCTCATGAACCAACATATTTTGATTCTTCAAGGTTAAAACCATTATATATATATCCTGTTTTGATGAACTAATTTATACATAGCTTTAAGCAAATCAATTTACTAAATTTGTATATAGACTTGTTTACAAGTTTTAACAATACGTACTAATGCAATAGTACTTGTATCAATTGCAATACACTTCTTCAAATGAATAAAAATACAATTTTAACATTTCACAAGCAATacatgtttgtattttatttagaCTGAAAATGTAAACAAGCTAATCTATTATATAATTAATGACATTCATTTTGTTTATTAAGTGATTCACGAACAGTTTGATACACGTGAATCAGTGTTACACTTAACCACTtagctcatatatatatatatattgctctATTGATCAAAGTCAAAGTAATCaggtttttcttctttttttcacTTCATTACACACACCGGGGTTTGTTTGGCATGTATACGGCTATCAACGTCATTGAATTATTTTCATGCTAACTTAGTTTAATTTCTCTAATTCATACAATAAGCTTGATATTATGCTCCAGCTTATAAGAGGGAACTATTAATATTAATAGAATTATTATATTTAGTATTATAATTAGCATAGCATGCTTAGTTCCACATTAGTATTTTACATTTAGTCTAGAGTGTTTTATATACCTGGCTACTATAATGATTATCTCATTAATATACAATGTGATGATACTTCTTGCCCTAATTTCTGCCTGATTCATGGAATTTTTTTGAACAATAACTGCATAATAGCAATTTCAAAGATTGATGAAAATCTTCACCAATGCACTCAACAACAAATAGTTTGAAGCTTGGCCATTCCTAAATCATGGCTCATCAACTATTTCCTAGCTTATATTCGTAACGCCATTGTATGAAAAGAAAGTCTTTATTAGTATTAAGTTGACAAAAAAGAACTTTAATACACTTTTAAACTGCCAAAAGGAAAGTATTATGACATTTAGGAATTCTATATTAGATTCGATAGATTCAAATAGTTAACTCATTGCTAATTAAGAACAAGTGCAAATTTGATAAATGATTGCACGGAAATATTGCTTAAACTGTTCCGTTGCTTGTGGAATTAAGCACAGTCAGAAACTCCCTTTAGAAGAGTGTATCAAGGCAAAATTATGAAatatgaagttttttttttttaacataaaccAGTTTTTATAGTCATGTAGCTTCATCAAGGAAGATCTCAAGGATAGATGTCTGAGAAAATAAGCTTAAACAACCAAATTAAGACAGTAAAACCTTCGAGCATGGAATGGATAGTGTACGTGGCAACTGAATGTTTGCAACAAGTTCCTAATAGTAGGATTCTAGAAACAATATATGAAACGTCTACTTCTATCGAGAATAAGAAGAAAATATCATTGATGTATGTTGAAGCATGGATGAAATGTGGATAATAAAGCTCGTGCTCAAATGGATAGTTTCTGCTTAAAGACGACAGGAAAGGAACGTAATCAAAATTATATACCGAAGCAGATTCCCGTGTATAATTTATTGTTGGAAAGAAGAATTATTGGAGAAGAATatagaaagaaagggaagagagaagTTAGGACGAAACTGCCTTAGTTAGGGGGTTACTTCTTTCGTCAAGCTTGATTCCTCTTCTGGAAGTTAATTAATTCGCGAACAAAGCTACTACTTCCATTGTCTACAAAGTCGGGCACAAACAAAGCCGGACATGGATTGAAACCCACATCAAAACCTATGGCACATGCAATCGCCAATCAATGCAAACTTTCGGTCCCTTCGAAGGACGCGAACACCAAGACGATCGACAACTTGATCCAGCTAAATGAAAGACACTTTTTTTTTTGTCGCAGGATCCGCGAGGAAATGTTGCGAAGTTCCGATAATTAAACCTTATTCGTACGGACTCAGAGACCAATCGAAGAACCAGTATCATGTGAACAAGAAGATATATAGAGAAAAATAGCAAGAGGATGAATATTTGCGGGGCGCATGAAACTGTAAAGTTCAGATCTTTCGCAATTGGAAATCGATACGGAATCTAACTTTGCAAGGGGAAAAATAGGAATCGGAAGGGAACCTTGAGCTGGAGAACTCGAAGAGTTTGCCGCTGAGGGAGAAGACGATGACGGCGACCTCGGCGTCGCAAAGAACGGAGAGCTCGCGGGCCTTCTTGAGGAGGCCGTTGCGGCGCTTGGAGAAAGTCACCTGCCGCCTCGCCGAGTTCTCTATCCGCCGAATCTCCGTCTTCCCCCTCACCATCTGATCTCCTCCTCACTCTTTTGCCGCAACCAAATTAGAATCCAGAAAAGAAAAGGTGGATGAGAATGAGGATGCGCAAGAGCAGTCGATCTCACCTGTCGCCGCAGAAATGGTAAGAAAGGGACAAGGCAGGATGAAGAGACGAAagcaagacttcttcttcttccttttctcgcTTAGGA includes the following:
- the LOC122036314 gene encoding MADS-box transcription factor 23-like isoform X3, which codes for MVRGKTEIRRIENSARRQVTFSKRRNGLLKKARELSVLCDAEVAVIVFSLSGKLFEFSSSRRRRLISWKDKHEDQLNLFMTQEQKNERREEHVVHNHKMGGGMFIKLDESFSGNILLEEVHSKYQWRKARRGRLNGISSKLEMATELKELRKTCSIGEPKPLILQTKLRLLNLTTENSWAKD